In Helicobacter pylori, a single genomic region encodes these proteins:
- a CDS encoding competence protein ComB: MSAHFLKIVFLVGMCVSSLFAEGLEGFFNALEAQLKSPIAKGILMVIFIGIAIYVWRNLDRWKEILFTILGVVFGIFLFFKAPSLANWFMGIFNDYPLSEREEFA, encoded by the coding sequence ATGTCCGCTCATTTTTTAAAAATCGTTTTTTTAGTAGGCATGTGCGTTTCAAGTTTGTTCGCTGAAGGTTTAGAAGGTTTTTTTAACGCCCTAGAAGCCCAGCTTAAAAGCCCCATCGCTAAGGGGATTTTAATGGTGATTTTCATAGGGATCGCCATTTATGTGTGGAGGAATTTGGACCGGTGGAAAGAGATTTTATTCACGATCCTTGGCGTGGTGTTTGGGATTTTTTTATTCTTTAAGGCCCCGAGTTTGGCGAATTGGTTTATGGGAATTTTTAATGATTATCCTCTCAGCGAGCGTGAAGAATTTGCGTGA
- a CDS encoding DNA primase — protein sequence MILKSSIDRLLQTIDIVEVISSYVDLRKSGSNYMACCPFHEERSASFSVNQIKGFYHCFGCGASGDSIKFVMAFEKLSFVEALEKLAHRFNIALEYDKGAYYDHKEDYHLLEMVSSLYQEELFNAPFFLNYLQKRGLSMESIKAFKLGLCTNKIDYGIENKGLNRDKLIELGVLGKNDNDQKTYLRFLDRIMFPIYSPSAQVVGFGGRTLKEKAAKYINSPQNKLFDKSSLLYGYHLAKEHIYKQKQVIVTEGYLDVILLHQAGFKNAIATLGTALTPSHLPLLKKGDPEILLSYDGDKAGRKAAYKASLMLAKEQRKGGVILFENNLDPADMIANGQIETLKNWLSRPMAFIEFVLRHMAGSYLLDDPLEKDKALKEMLGFLKNFSLLLQSEYKPLIAALLQAPLHVLGIREPASFQPFYPKTEKPNLAQKFAHVPNTMSLEFLEKLVIRYLLEDRSLLDLAVGYIHSGVFLHKKQEFDALCQEKLDDPKLVALLLDANLPLKKGGFEKELRLLILRYFERQLKEIPKSPLSFSEKMICLKKARQAIMKLKQGELVAI from the coding sequence ATGATTCTTAAAAGTTCCATTGATCGCCTTTTGCAAACGATAGATATTGTAGAAGTCATTAGCTCTTATGTGGATTTGAGGAAGTCAGGTTCGAATTACATGGCTTGTTGCCCGTTTCATGAAGAAAGGAGCGCGAGTTTTAGCGTCAATCAAATTAAAGGGTTTTACCATTGCTTTGGGTGTGGGGCGAGCGGGGATAGCATTAAATTTGTGATGGCGTTTGAAAAGCTTTCGTTTGTGGAAGCGCTTGAGAAATTAGCCCACCGATTCAATATAGCTTTAGAGTATGACAAAGGTGCTTATTACGATCATAAAGAAGATTACCACCTTTTAGAAATGGTGAGTTCGTTGTATCAAGAAGAGCTTTTTAACGCCCCGTTTTTTTTGAATTATTTGCAAAAAAGAGGGCTTAGCATGGAGAGCATCAAAGCGTTTAAGTTAGGGTTATGCACGAATAAAATTGATTACGGCATTGAAAATAAAGGTTTGAATAGGGACAAATTGATTGAATTGGGCGTGCTAGGCAAAAACGATAACGATCAGAAAACCTATTTGCGCTTTTTGGATCGCATCATGTTCCCTATTTATAGCCCTAGCGCTCAAGTGGTGGGCTTTGGAGGGCGCACCTTAAAAGAAAAAGCGGCCAAGTATATCAATTCGCCCCAAAATAAGCTCTTTGATAAATCCAGCTTGCTCTATGGCTATCATTTGGCTAAAGAACACATTTATAAACAAAAGCAGGTCATCGTTACAGAAGGGTATTTGGATGTGATTTTATTGCACCAGGCGGGTTTTAAAAACGCCATAGCCACGCTTGGGACAGCTTTGACGCCATCGCATTTGCCCTTGCTTAAAAAAGGCGATCCAGAAATCCTTTTGAGCTATGATGGGGATAAGGCAGGGCGAAAGGCGGCTTATAAAGCGAGCTTGATGTTGGCTAAAGAGCAAAGGAAAGGGGGGGTAATTTTGTTTGAAAACAACCTAGACCCAGCGGATATGATCGCTAATGGCCAGATTGAAACCTTAAAAAATTGGCTATCGCGCCCCATGGCTTTTATTGAGTTTGTTTTAAGGCACATGGCGGGTTCTTATCTTTTAGACGATCCTTTAGAAAAAGATAAGGCCCTTAAAGAAATGTTAGGGTTTTTGAAAAACTTTTCCTTGCTTTTACAAAGCGAATACAAGCCCTTAATCGCTGCACTTTTGCAAGCGCCTTTGCATGTTTTAGGGATCAGAGAGCCAGCTTCTTTTCAGCCTTTTTACCCCAAAACAGAAAAACCCAATCTTGCTCAAAAATTCGCCCATGTTCCTAACACGATGAGTTTGGAATTTTTAGAAAAATTAGTGATCCGCTATCTTTTAGAAGACAGAAGCTTGTTGGATTTGGCGGTGGGCTATATCCATAGTGGGGTATTCTTGCATAAAAAACAAGAATTTGACGCTTTGTGTCAAGAAAAATTAGACGACCCTAAATTAGTTGCGTTATTATTAGATGCGAATTTACCCCTAAAAAAGGGGGGTTTTGAAAAGGAATTGCGTTTGTTGATTTTGCGCTATTTTGAGCGGCAACTCAAAGAAATCCCTAAAAGCCCGCTTTCTTTTAGCGAAAAAATGATCTGTTTAAAAAAGGCTCGCCAGGCCATTATGAAATTAAAACAAGGAGAATTAGTCGCCATATGA
- a CDS encoding outer membrane protein yields the protein MKKTLLLSLSLAASLLNAEDNGFFISAGYQIGEAAQMVKNTGELKKLSDTYENLSNLLTNFNNLNQAVTNASSPSEINAAIDNLKANTQGLTGETTNSPAYQAVYLALNAAVGLWNVIAYNVQCGPGKSSQQSVTFDGQPGHDSSSINCNLTGYNNGVSGPLSIDNMKMLNNAYQVLQQALKQGVPVLNNTNQKIKVTVTTQTNGQSNKETTTITTTNDAQNLLQEASKMINVLTTNCPWVNHNQGQNGGAPWGLDTAGNVCQVFATEFSAVTSMIKNAQEIVTQAQSLNANQSNQNAPQDFNPYTSADRAFAQNMLNHAQAQAKMLELAAQMKKDLNTIPSQFITNYLAACRSDGTTPNEGVTSNTWGAGCAYVEETITALNNSLAHFGTQAEQIKQSELLARTILDFRGSLSTLNNTYNSITTTASNTPNSPFLKNLISQSTNPNNPGGLQAVYQVNQSAYSQLLSATQELGHNPFRRVGLISSQTNNGAMNGIGVQVGYKQFFGEKRRWGLRYYGFFDYNHAYIKSSFFNSASDVFTYGVGTDVLYNFINDKATKNNKISFGVFGGIALAGTSWLNSQYVNLATFNNFYSAKMNVANFQFLFNLGLRMNLAKNKKKASDHAAQHGVELGVKIPTINTNYYSLLGTQLQYRRLYSVYLNYVFAY from the coding sequence ATGAAAAAAACCCTTTTACTCTCTCTCTCTCTCGCTGCTTCGCTTTTAAACGCTGAAGACAACGGCTTTTTTATCAGCGCGGGCTATCAAATCGGTGAAGCCGCTCAAATGGTGAAAAACACCGGCGAATTGAAAAAGCTCTCAGACACTTATGAGAATTTGAGCAACCTTTTAACCAATTTTAACAACCTCAATCAGGCGGTAACGAACGCGAGCAGCCCTTCAGAAATCAATGCTGCGATCGATAATTTAAAAGCCAACACGCAAGGGTTGACTGGCGAAACAACCAATTCCCCAGCCTATCAAGCGGTGTATTTGGCGTTGAATGCGGCGGTAGGGCTGTGGAATGTGATAGCCTATAATGTCCAATGCGGTCCTGGTAAAAGTAGTCAGCAAAGCGTAACCTTTGATGGCCAGCCAGGACATGATTCAAGTTCCATTAATTGCAATTTAACCGGTTATAACAACGGGGTTAGCGGCCCTTTATCCATTGATAACATGAAAATGCTTAACAACGCTTATCAGGTTCTCCAACAAGCGTTAAAACAAGGGGTGCCTGTCTTGAACAACACGAATCAAAAGATAAAAGTCACAGTAACAACGCAAACTAATGGGCAAAGTAATAAGGAAACTACTACTATTACTACTACTAATGACGCGCAAAACCTTTTGCAAGAAGCCAGTAAAATGATAAACGTCCTCACTACAAACTGCCCATGGGTCAATCACAATCAAGGACAAAATGGGGGTGCGCCGTGGGGTTTAGATACGGCAGGGAACGTGTGTCAGGTTTTTGCCACGGAGTTTAGCGCCGTTACTAGCATGATCAAAAACGCCCAAGAAATCGTAACGCAAGCTCAAAGCCTTAACGCTAACCAAAGCAATCAAAACGCGCCGCAAGATTTCAATCCTTACACCTCTGCTGATAGGGCTTTCGCTCAAAACATGCTCAATCACGCGCAAGCGCAAGCCAAGATGCTTGAACTAGCCGCTCAAATGAAAAAAGACCTTAACACTATCCCAAGCCAATTTATCACAAATTACTTGGCAGCTTGCAGAAGTGATGGCACAACACCTAATGAAGGGGTAACTTCTAACACTTGGGGAGCGGGTTGCGCGTATGTGGAAGAGACGATAACGGCTTTAAACAACAGCCTTGCGCATTTTGGCACTCAAGCCGAGCAAATCAAGCAATCTGAGTTGTTGGCGCGCACGATACTTGATTTTAGAGGCAGCCTTAGCACTTTAAACAACACTTATAACAGCATCACCACGACCGCTTCAAACACGCCCAATTCCCCATTCCTTAAAAATTTGATAAGCCAATCCACTAACCCTAATAACCCCGGGGGCTTACAGGCCGTTTATCAAGTCAACCAAAGCGCTTATTCGCAATTATTAAGCGCCACGCAAGAATTAGGGCATAACCCTTTCAGACGCGTTGGCTTGATCAGCTCTCAAACCAACAATGGTGCCATGAATGGGATCGGCGTGCAAGTGGGCTATAAACAATTCTTTGGTGAAAAAAGAAGGTGGGGGTTAAGGTATTACGGCTTTTTTGATTACAACCATGCCTATATCAAATCCAGCTTTTTCAATTCGGCTTCTGATGTGTTCACTTATGGGGTAGGGACAGATGTCCTCTATAACTTCATCAACGATAAAGCCACCAAAAACAATAAGATTTCTTTTGGGGTGTTTGGGGGGATTGCATTAGCCGGCACTTCGTGGCTTAATTCCCAATATGTGAATTTAGCGACCTTCAATAATTTCTATAGTGCTAAAATGAATGTGGCGAATTTCCAGTTTTTATTCAATTTGGGCTTGAGGATGAATCTCGCTAAAAACAAAAAGAAAGCGAGCGATCATGCCGCTCAGCATGGCGTGGAATTGGGCGTGAAGATCCCTACGATCAACACGAATTACTATTCTTTGCTAGGCACTCAACTCCAATACCGCAGATTGTATAGCGTGTATTTGAATTACGTGTTCGCGTATTGA
- the groL gene encoding chaperonin GroEL, translating into MAKEIKFSDSARNLLFEGVRQLHDAVKVTMGPRGRNVLIQKSYGAPSITKDGVSVAKEIELSCPVANMGAQLVKEVASKTADAAGDGTTTATVLAYSIFKEGLRNITAGANPIEVKRGMDKAAEAIINELKKASKKVGGKEEITQVATISANSDHNIGKLIADAMEKVGKDGVITVEEAKGIEDELDVVEGMQFDRGYLSPYFVTNAEKMTAQLDNAYILLTDKKISSMKDILPLLEKTMKEGKPLLIIAEDIEGEALTTLVVNKLRGVLNIAAVKAPGFGDRRKEMLKDIAILTGGQVISEELGLSLENAEVEFLGKAGRIVIDKDNTTIVDGKGHSDDVKDRVAQIKTQIASTTSDYDKEKLQERLAKLSGGVAVIKVGAASEVEMKEKKDRVDDALSATKAAVEEGIVIGGGAALIRAAQKVHLNLHDDEKVGYEIIMRAIKAPLAQIAINAGYDGGVVVNEVEKHEGHFGFNASNGKYVDMFKEGIIDPLKVERIALQNAVSVSSLLLTTEATVHEIKEEKATPAMPDMGGMGGMGGMGGMGGMM; encoded by the coding sequence ATGGCAAAAGAAATTAAATTTTCAGATAGTGCAAGAAACCTTCTATTTGAAGGCGTGAGACAACTCCATGACGCTGTTAAAGTTACCATGGGGCCAAGAGGCAGGAACGTGTTGATCCAAAAAAGCTATGGCGCTCCAAGCATCACTAAAGATGGCGTGAGCGTGGCTAAAGAGATTGAATTAAGTTGCCCGGTGGCTAACATGGGCGCTCAACTCGTTAAAGAAGTAGCGAGCAAAACCGCTGATGCTGCCGGCGATGGCACGACCACAGCGACCGTGCTGGCTTATAGCATTTTTAAAGAAGGTTTGAGGAATATCACGGCTGGGGCTAACCCCATTGAAGTGAAACGAGGCATGGACAAAGCCGCTGAAGCGATCATTAATGAGCTTAAAAAAGCGAGCAAAAAAGTGGGCGGTAAAGAAGAAATCACCCAAGTAGCGACCATTTCTGCAAACTCCGATCACAATATCGGGAAACTCATCGCTGACGCTATGGAAAAAGTGGGCAAAGACGGCGTGATCACCGTTGAAGAAGCTAAGGGCATTGAAGACGAACTGGATGTTGTAGAAGGCATGCAATTTGATAGAGGCTACCTCTCCCCTTATTTTGTAACGAACGCTGAGAAAATGACCGCCCAATTGGATAACGCTTACATCCTTTTAACGGATAAAAAAATCTCTAGCATGAAAGACATCCTCCCGCTACTAGAAAAAACCATGAAAGAGGGCAAACCGCTTTTGATTATCGCTGAAGACATTGAGGGCGAAGCTTTAACGACTCTAGTGGTGAATAAATTAAGAGGCGTGTTGAATATCGCAGCGGTTAAAGCTCCAGGCTTTGGGGACAGAAGAAAAGAAATGCTCAAAGACATCGCTATTTTAACCGGCGGTCAAGTTATTAGCGAAGAATTGGGCTTGAGTCTAGAAAACGCTGAAGTGGAGTTTTTAGGCAAAGCCGGAAGGATTGTGATTGACAAAGACAACACCACGATCGTAGATGGCAAAGGCCATAGCGATGACGTTAAAGACAGAGTCGCGCAAATCAAAACCCAAATTGCAAGCACGACAAGCGATTATGACAAAGAAAAATTGCAAGAAAGGTTGGCTAAACTCTCTGGCGGTGTGGCTGTGATTAAAGTGGGCGCTGCGAGTGAAGTGGAAATGAAAGAGAAAAAAGACCGGGTGGATGATGCCTTAAGCGCGACTAAAGCAGCGGTTGAAGAAGGCATTGTGATTGGCGGCGGTGCGGCTCTCATTCGCGCGGCTCAAAAAGTGCATTTGAATTTACACGATGATGAAAAAGTGGGCTATGAAATCATCATGCGCGCCATTAAAGCCCCATTAGCCCAAATCGCTATCAACGCTGGTTATGATGGCGGTGTGGTCGTGAATGAAGTAGAAAAACACGAAGGGCATTTTGGTTTTAACGCCAGCAATGGCAAGTATGTGGACATGTTTAAAGAAGGCATTATTGACCCCTTAAAAGTAGAAAGGATCGCTTTACAAAATGCGGTTTCGGTTTCAAGCCTGCTTTTAACCACAGAAGCCACCGTGCATGAAATCAAAGAAGAAAAAGCAACCCCAGCAATGCCTGATATGGGCGGTATGGGAGGCATGGGAGGCATGGGAGGCATGGGCGGCATGATGTAA
- a CDS encoding competence protein ComB yields MIILSASVKNLREISVKEKFLWLNAKSYLISVFAPFILLPWIDLLSAFLLYLGFLALFSVLEFFDEDIADIIVAKSKIKTKTKCYRA; encoded by the coding sequence ATGATTATCCTCTCAGCGAGCGTGAAGAATTTGCGTGAAATTTCGGTTAAAGAAAAATTTTTATGGCTGAACGCTAAGTCTTATTTGATTTCTGTTTTTGCGCCTTTTATCTTGCTCCCTTGGATTGATTTGTTGAGCGCTTTTTTATTGTATTTAGGGTTTTTAGCGCTCTTTAGCGTTCTGGAATTTTTTGATGAAGACATTGCAGATATTATCGTGGCTAAAAGCAAAATAAAGACTAAAACCAAATGTTATAGAGCGTAG
- a CDS encoding co-chaperone GroES, with protein MKFQPLGERVLVERLEEENKTSSGIIIPDNAKEKPLMGVVKAVSHKISEGCKCVKEGDVIAFGKYKGAEIVLDGTEYMVLELEDILGIVGSGSCCHTGNHDHKHAKEHEACCHDHKKH; from the coding sequence ATGAAGTTTCAACCATTAGGAGAAAGGGTCTTAGTAGAAAGACTTGAAGAAGAGAACAAAACCAGTTCAGGCATCATCATCCCTGATAACGCTAAAGAAAAGCCTTTAATGGGCGTAGTCAAAGCCGTTAGCCATAAAATCAGTGAGGGTTGCAAATGCGTTAAAGAAGGCGATGTGATCGCTTTTGGCAAATACAAAGGTGCAGAAATCGTTTTAGACGGCACCGAATACATGGTGCTAGAATTAGAAGACATTCTGGGTATTGTGGGCTCAGGCTCTTGTTGTCATACAGGTAATCATGACCATAAGCATGCTAAAGAGCATGAAGCTTGCTGTCATGATCACAAAAAACACTAA
- a CDS encoding ATP-binding protein — MKKIKALALFSGGLDSLLSMKLLIDQGIEVTALHFNIGFGGNKDKREYFENATAQIGAKLLVCDIREQFFNDVLFKPKYGYGKYFNPCIDCHANMFRNAFYKMLELDADFVLSGEVLGQRPKSQRKEALNQVRKLVREVGEEARFDPVLDRTQASGEKPQFLDELLLRPMSAKLLEPTFMEKKGFVDREKLLDVSGRGRSRQLQMIKDYGLKYYEKPGGGCLLTDIQVSNKIKNLKEYREMVFEDGVIVKNGRYFVLPHNARLVVARNEEENHKLDIQHPLMDKIELLSCKGPLSLVDKNASKEDKELAGRIALGYAKTLKNQAYLIQIGNEKHELYPLDKENAREYLFA; from the coding sequence ATGAAAAAGATTAAAGCTTTAGCCCTATTTAGTGGGGGGTTGGATAGTTTGTTGTCCATGAAATTACTCATTGATCAAGGCATTGAAGTAACCGCTTTGCACTTTAATATAGGGTTTGGAGGGAATAAAGATAAAAGAGAGTATTTTGAAAACGCCACCGCGCAAATTGGGGCTAAGCTATTGGTGTGCGATATTAGAGAGCAGTTTTTTAACGATGTGTTGTTCAAGCCCAAATACGGCTATGGGAAATACTTCAACCCTTGCATTGACTGCCATGCCAACATGTTTAGGAACGCTTTTTATAAAATGCTTGAATTGGATGCGGATTTTGTTTTGAGCGGGGAAGTGCTAGGGCAACGCCCTAAATCCCAAAGGAAAGAAGCGCTCAATCAGGTGAGGAAATTAGTCAGAGAAGTGGGCGAAGAGGCTCGTTTTGATCCCGTTTTAGACCGAACGCAAGCAAGCGGTGAAAAACCGCAATTTTTAGACGAATTGCTCTTAAGGCCCATGAGCGCTAAACTCTTAGAGCCTACTTTCATGGAAAAAAAGGGTTTTGTTGATAGAGAAAAGCTTTTAGATGTGAGTGGCAGGGGGCGAAGCAGGCAATTGCAAATGATCAAAGATTACGGCTTGAAATATTATGAAAAGCCAGGTGGGGGGTGCTTGCTTACGGATATTCAAGTGAGTAATAAGATTAAGAATTTGAAAGAATACAGAGAAATGGTGTTTGAAGATGGCGTGATTGTCAAAAACGGGCGCTATTTTGTCTTACCCCATAACGCTCGTTTGGTGGTGGCAAGGAATGAAGAAGAAAACCATAAATTGGATATTCAACACCCCTTAATGGATAAGATTGAATTATTAAGCTGTAAAGGCCCTTTGAGTTTAGTGGATAAAAACGCCAGCAAAGAAGATAAAGAATTAGCCGGCCGTATCGCTTTAGGCTATGCTAAGACTTTAAAAAATCAAGCTTATCTCATTCAAATAGGGAATGAAAAGCACGAACTTTACCCTTTGGATAAAGAGAACGCTAGGGAGTATTTGTTCGCTTGA
- a CDS encoding chemotaxis signal transduction protein CheV yields the protein MADSLAGIDQVTSLHKNNELQLLCFRLGKNKDLYAVNVFKIREVVKYHGNLTIISHENNSLVEGLIIIRELTIPLIDMKKWFYYDSQNKNKDLRPYRIEKDKGEDDIVMICEFSRWTIGVRIYEADRILSKKWTEMEQSAGLGGSAGNNKLVSRTRYFDGRLVQVVDIEKMLIDVFPWIEDEKHSDLETLSKIHSNQCVLLADDSPSVLKTMQMILDKLGVKHIDFINGKTLLEHLFSPTTDVSNIGLIITDLEMPEASGFEVIKQVKNDPLTSKIPIVVNSSMSGSSNEDMARSLKADDFISKSNPKDIQRVVKQFLELA from the coding sequence ATGGCTGATAGTTTAGCGGGCATTGATCAAGTTACGAGTTTGCATAAAAATAACGAGTTGCAGTTGTTGTGTTTCAGGCTGGGTAAAAACAAGGATTTGTATGCGGTCAATGTCTTTAAGATCCGTGAAGTGGTGAAATACCATGGCAATCTCACTATTATCAGCCACGAAAACAATTCGCTTGTTGAGGGGCTAATCATTATAAGAGAGCTCACCATTCCCTTGATTGATATGAAAAAATGGTTTTATTATGACAGCCAAAACAAAAACAAGGATTTACGCCCTTATAGGATAGAAAAAGACAAGGGCGAAGACGATATTGTCATGATTTGTGAGTTTTCTCGTTGGACCATAGGGGTTAGGATCTATGAAGCGGATAGGATTTTGAGCAAGAAATGGACTGAAATGGAGCAAAGCGCTGGGCTAGGGGGATCTGCAGGCAATAACAAGCTCGTGAGCCGCACGCGCTATTTTGACGGGCGCTTGGTGCAAGTGGTGGATATTGAAAAAATGCTTATAGATGTGTTCCCTTGGATTGAAGATGAAAAACACAGCGATTTAGAGACGCTTTCTAAAATCCATTCTAACCAATGCGTTTTGCTCGCTGATGACTCCCCAAGCGTTTTAAAAACCATGCAAATGATTTTAGACAAGCTAGGCGTCAAGCATATAGATTTTATCAATGGTAAAACCTTATTAGAGCATTTATTCAGCCCGACAACCGATGTGAGTAATATTGGCCTTATCATCACCGATTTAGAAATGCCAGAAGCGAGCGGTTTTGAAGTGATCAAACAGGTTAAAAACGATCCTTTGACTTCAAAAATCCCTATCGTCGTCAATTCTTCTATGAGCGGCAGCTCTAATGAAGACATGGCCAGGAGTTTAAAAGCCGATGATTTCATTTCCAAGTCTAACCCTAAAGACATCCAGCGAGTGGTTAAGCAATTTTTGGAATTAGCATGA
- a CDS encoding VirB4 family type IV secretion/conjugal transfer ATPase — protein sequence MLEKLLGAIKQKVSNYFLGVLPKSYSMSEENNILGLYDEHFLLTKNENLVGILRLEGVSYTHLSTEQLQDLFTERQMALDSLEKVVARLVVKRRKIDHQQNIQADSQYLQAILNQFENKEVYENQYFLVLESTHSLQGVLEHKKKSLMHANRENFKDILSYKAHFLQETLKSLEIQLKNYAPKLLSSKEVLNFYAEYINGFDLPLKPLVGGYLSDSYIASSTTFEKDYFIQEGFNQKTYNRLIGIKAYESERITSIAVGALLYQETPLDIIFSIEPMSAHKTLSFLKERAKFSMSSLVKNELLEYQELVKTKRLSMQKFALNVLIKAPSLEDLDAQTSLILGLLFKENLVGVIETFGLKGGYFSFFPERIHLNHRLRFLTSKALACLMVFERQNLGFKANSWGNSPLSVFKNLDYSPFLFNFHNQEVSHNNAKEIARVNGHTLIIGATGSGKSTLISFLMMSALKYQNMRLLAFDRMQGLYSFTEFFKGHYHDGQSFSINPFCLEPNLQNLEFLQSFFLSMLDLAPSRDKEALEDMNAVSGAIKSLYETLYPKDFSLLDFKETLKRTSSNQLGLSLEPYLNNPLFNALNDAFNSNAFLNVINLDAITQNPKDLGLLAYYLFYKILEESRKNDSGFLVFLDEFKSYVENDLLNTKINALITQARKANGVVVLALQDIYQLSGVKNAHSFLSNMGTLILYPQKNARELKHHFNVPLSETEISFLENTPLYARQVLVKNLGNGSSNMIDVSLEGLGRYLKIFNSDSSHVNKVKALQKDYPTEWREKLLKS from the coding sequence ATGTTAGAAAAGCTTTTAGGCGCTATCAAACAAAAAGTTTCAAACTATTTTTTAGGGGTTTTGCCTAAAAGCTATTCTATGAGCGAAGAAAACAACATTTTAGGCTTGTATGATGAGCATTTTTTACTCACTAAAAACGAAAACTTAGTGGGCATCCTCCGTTTAGAGGGGGTGAGTTACACCCATTTAAGCACAGAGCAATTGCAAGATCTTTTCACCGAGCGCCAGATGGCGTTGGATTCTTTAGAAAAAGTCGTGGCGCGCCTTGTGGTTAAAAGGCGTAAAATTGATCACCAACAAAACATTCAAGCTGACTCTCAATACTTGCAAGCGATTTTGAATCAATTTGAAAACAAAGAAGTGTATGAGAATCAGTATTTTTTGGTTTTAGAAAGCACGCACTCCTTACAAGGTGTTTTGGAGCATAAGAAAAAATCTCTCATGCATGCCAATAGGGAAAATTTTAAGGATATTCTCTCTTATAAAGCGCATTTTTTGCAAGAAACTTTAAAAAGCCTAGAAATCCAGCTCAAAAATTATGCCCCCAAACTCTTAAGCTCTAAAGAGGTTTTGAATTTTTATGCAGAATACATTAACGGGTTTGATCTTCCCCTAAAACCCCTAGTAGGGGGGTATTTGAGCGATAGCTATATCGCTAGTTCTACCACTTTTGAAAAAGATTATTTCATTCAAGAGGGTTTTAACCAAAAAACCTATAACCGCTTGATTGGCATTAAAGCTTATGAGAGCGAACGCATCACTTCTATAGCGGTGGGAGCGCTTTTATACCAAGAGACGCCACTAGATATTATCTTTTCTATAGAGCCTATGAGTGCGCATAAAACGCTGAGTTTTTTAAAAGAGAGGGCCAAGTTTAGCATGTCTAGTCTTGTTAAAAACGAGCTGTTAGAATACCAAGAATTAGTCAAAACCAAACGCCTATCCATGCAAAAATTCGCCCTAAACGTTCTTATCAAAGCCCCCAGTTTAGAGGATTTAGACGCTCAAACCAGCTTAATTTTAGGGCTTTTATTTAAAGAAAACTTAGTGGGCGTTATAGAAACTTTTGGCTTGAAAGGAGGGTATTTTTCCTTTTTCCCTGAACGCATCCATTTGAACCACCGCTTGCGTTTTTTAACCTCTAAAGCCCTAGCGTGTTTGATGGTGTTTGAAAGGCAAAATTTAGGTTTTAAGGCTAATTCATGGGGGAATAGCCCTTTGAGCGTGTTTAAAAATTTGGATTATTCCCCTTTTTTATTCAATTTCCACAACCAAGAAGTGAGCCACAATAACGCTAAAGAAATCGCCAGAGTGAATGGGCATACTCTAATCATAGGGGCAACCGGAAGCGGTAAAAGCACGCTGATTAGCTTTTTAATGATGAGCGCTTTAAAATACCAGAACATGCGCCTTTTAGCCTTTGACAGGATGCAAGGGCTGTATTCTTTCACCGAATTTTTTAAAGGGCATTACCATGACGGCCAATCTTTTAGCATTAACCCCTTTTGTTTAGAGCCTAATTTACAGAATTTAGAATTTTTGCAATCCTTTTTTTTGAGCATGTTGGATCTCGCCCCTTCAAGGGATAAAGAAGCCTTAGAAGACATGAATGCGGTTTCTGGCGCGATTAAGAGCCTTTATGAGACCTTATACCCCAAAGATTTTAGTTTGCTAGACTTTAAAGAAACGCTTAAAAGAACCTCATCTAACCAACTGGGCTTGAGCTTGGAGCCGTATTTGAATAACCCCCTTTTTAACGCTTTGAATGACGCGTTCAACTCCAACGCTTTTTTAAACGTGATAAACCTAGATGCGATCACCCAAAACCCTAAAGATTTGGGGCTTTTAGCCTATTACTTGTTTTATAAGATCTTAGAAGAGTCCAGGAAAAACGACAGCGGTTTTTTGGTTTTTTTAGACGAGTTTAAATCCTATGTGGAAAACGATTTACTGAACACCAAAATCAACGCTTTAATCACGCAAGCCAGAAAAGCTAATGGCGTGGTGGTGTTGGCCTTGCAAGACATTTACCAATTAAGCGGGGTTAAAAACGCCCATAGTTTTTTAAGCAACATGGGGACTCTCATTTTGTACCCGCAAAAAAACGCTAGGGAGTTGAAACACCATTTCAACGTGCCTTTGAGCGAGACTGAAATTTCTTTTTTAGAAAACACCCCTTTGTATGCCAGGCAGGTTTTAGTCAAAAATCTGGGTAACGGGAGTTCCAACATGATTGATGTGAGTTTGGAGGGCTTGGGGCGTTATTTGAAAATCTTTAATTCAGATTCTAGTCATGTCAATAAAGTGAAAGCGTTACAAAAAGACTACCCTACGGAGTGGCGTGAGAAACTTTTGAAGAGCTAG